TGATGGTGGCCCCGATGTCGTCGAGGTAGTGGACGCTGCCGATGAGCATGTCGTAGGGCAGCCGGGCGCACGCGGCGGCTGTCTCGGCCTCCCGGCCCCGCTGGTAGGAGAGCTCCACCCCCAGGCCGACGTAGGTGTCCGGGGCCAGGGGGCGGGCCTCGGCCACGGCGGCCAGGTGCCGGGCGGGATCGTAGAAGCCGTAGGAGTAATCGCCGGGGTCCAGGTCCAGGTGCTCGGCGGTGACGAGGGCGACGTATCGGTGCCGGCGGGCCAGGCGGGCGTATTCCGCCAGCGGCACCTTGGAATCCCGCGACAGGTCGGAGTGGAGGTGGCAGTCCAGCACGGTCAGATTTCGATGACCCGGATCGCGGCGTCCAGCGCCTTTTCCGGGTCCGGTTCGCTCCAGTGGCGGGCGTAGCCCAGGCAGGAGGTCACCAGCGGTCGTCCCGCCGGCGTCTCGCGGGAGAACTTCATGTGCACGTGGCCGAAGAGGACCGCGGCCAGGCGGCGCTCCGTGTCGAAGAGCCTGCCGAAGCGCCCCGAGCCCGCGTAGGCCAGGAAGAAATCCCAGGGCAGCCGCCCCGGGGGCCGGATGGCGTCGTAGGGCATGTGGTGCGAGCATCCCACCACGGCCCGCACGTCCCACCGCGCCACCTCGGCCAGGTGCTTCCGCAGCCGCCCCTCGAGGAGCCGGCAGACACCCTCGTCGGAGAGCCGCTCCCCCTCGCCGTCGGTGAAGAGGGCGTAGACGGCGTCCCCCCAGCGCCAGCGCCGGAAGAACTTGCGCCGGTAGACGTCCATGGAAATCTCGCCGTCCCGCGCGCGGTTCCGCAGCGAGTAGTCGTACCAGCCGATGCTCCCCACGAAGCCCACGTCCCCCACCCGCACCGGCCCGCCGTCCAGGTAGCCCCAGCCGTGGCGCGCGCACATCTCCGGCAGCAGGCGGTCCAGCCGATCGTAGCTCGTCTCGCCCCGGGACTGCCAGTAGAGCGGAACCCACACGTCGTGGTTCCCGGCGACGAAGAGTTTCGGGAAGGGCAGCTCGCCGATTTCGGCGAAGGACTCCTCCAAAACCTCCAGGTGCCCCGCCAGGTCGCCCAGCAGTACGAAGACGTCGGGCGAAATGGCGCGCAGCCGGTCCCCCAGCAGCTTGGGCACCCGACGGGCGGCCTCCGAGTTGTCGGCGTGGATGTCCGAGGTGAAGGCTATGCGCAACGGCCACCTGCCGGTCGAAGGGAAAAGGGAATTTTACCGGAGTCCGACCCGTGAGCGCAAGCCGGGCAGAGAAAGGGCGGGACCTCTCGATCCCACC
This window of the bacterium genome carries:
- a CDS encoding metallophosphoesterase → MRIAFTSDIHADNSEAARRVPKLLGDRLRAISPDVFVLLGDLAGHLEVLEESFAEIGELPFPKLFVAGNHDVWVPLYWQSRGETSYDRLDRLLPEMCARHGWGYLDGGPVRVGDVGFVGSIGWYDYSLRNRARDGEISMDVYRRKFFRRWRWGDAVYALFTDGEGERLSDEGVCRLLEGRLRKHLAEVARWDVRAVVGCSHHMPYDAIRPPGRLPWDFFLAYAGSGRFGRLFDTERRLAAVLFGHVHMKFSRETPAGRPLVTSCLGYARHWSEPDPEKALDAAIRVIEI